From one Triticum aestivum cultivar Chinese Spring chromosome 4B, IWGSC CS RefSeq v2.1, whole genome shotgun sequence genomic stretch:
- the LOC123090229 gene encoding uncharacterized protein yields MRHMGDPSRRTSGEGGPSATGLRASVGFARPFMLPRWDCRSISACIMYAADEDDDDAEEDEDLSSSLTTMAHITRSLLPASNYSLQVSHHSQEKRWVFFDFGVRKALGRGQFGMFTWPEKRGLLTTTNFLNRTMRVPNNGRMELPVYELIDRLYRIELKGLCNNNKAFSMKPN; encoded by the exons ATGCGCCATATGGGAGATCCTTCTCGCCGGACTTCAGGAGAAGGCGGTCCCTCGGCGACGGGTTTGAGAGCTAGCGTGGGTTTTGCCAGACCATTCATGCTACCCAGATGGGATTGTCGCTCAATATCG GCATGTATCATGTATGCAGCagacgaggatgatgatgacgccgaGGAGGATGAGGACCTGAGCTCGAGCCTGACCACGATGGCGCATATCACAAGGTCCCTACTGCCTGCCAGTAATTACTCCCTGCAG GTTTCACATCATTCTCAGGAGAAGCGGTGGGTGTTTTTTGACTTTGGCGTTCGGAAAGCACTTGGGAGGGGCCAGTTCGGCATGTTTACTTGGCCAGAGAAAAGAGG ATTGTTGACAACAACAAACTTTCTGAACAGAACAATGAGAGTCCCGAACAATGGGAGAATGGAGCTTCCCGTCTATGAACTAATCGATCGACTATATCGTATCGAGCTCAAAGGTTTgtgcaacaacaacaaagccttta GCATGAagccaaactga